Proteins encoded by one window of Enterococcus saccharolyticus subsp. saccharolyticus:
- a CDS encoding gluconokinase, which translates to MFLGIDIGTTAIKFAVIADGKIKFQQTSPVRTYRDQQICYQRATELLEVLKVGVQSIPKDMREALETVSFSVAMHSILPWGEGLDDAIYIWSDTQAEQTIATFKQQERASLFYQRTGTPIHAMSPFTKLLYFQQQNRYPNHTHYYGIKELIMHYFTGEFVLDYATASATGLFDLQERQWDAEILAFVGISAQQLAPLVDTTTSFPLKERAAVELKIPVTAKVVIGASDGCLAAYASYIATGIPNSLTIGTSASVRKVTKEPTFDSGKQNFCYYLNETYYVTGAPSNNGGCVLEWASHLYADTPQEFFENLPSALQHSPIGANGLRFEPYINGERAPLWQNEVTGTLKNIRIQHTKNDMIRSVVEGILFNIRTLTEMVHVTEKLSLSGGFFKSEMLRKMTADVLGVDCYLSDYNEPIMGLYYLIYGQQSTAVPIETIASSQEQYEHYTEVFKNYFSK; encoded by the coding sequence ATGTTTTTAGGCATTGATATTGGTACAACAGCAATTAAGTTTGCGGTGATTGCAGATGGGAAAATTAAATTTCAACAAACGAGTCCAGTCAGAACCTATCGCGACCAACAAATCTGTTACCAACGAGCAACAGAGCTATTAGAAGTGTTAAAAGTAGGCGTACAATCGATTCCCAAAGATATGCGTGAAGCACTTGAAACAGTGAGTTTTAGTGTGGCCATGCACAGTATCTTACCTTGGGGAGAAGGACTCGATGATGCGATTTATATTTGGTCCGATACACAAGCAGAACAAACGATTGCAACATTTAAACAACAAGAACGTGCCTCACTATTTTACCAACGAACGGGAACGCCGATTCATGCCATGTCACCTTTTACTAAATTATTGTATTTCCAACAACAAAATCGTTATCCGAACCACACACACTACTATGGCATCAAAGAGCTTATCATGCATTATTTTACTGGAGAATTTGTTCTTGATTATGCCACTGCTTCAGCAACGGGATTATTTGATTTACAGGAACGTCAATGGGATGCGGAGATTTTGGCATTCGTTGGTATTTCAGCCCAACAATTGGCTCCCTTAGTCGATACGACGACATCCTTTCCTTTAAAAGAACGTGCTGCTGTCGAATTGAAAATTCCGGTAACTGCAAAAGTAGTTATTGGTGCAAGTGATGGTTGTCTTGCTGCGTATGCGAGTTATATTGCGACAGGTATTCCTAATAGCTTAACAATTGGCACGAGTGCATCAGTGCGCAAAGTGACGAAAGAACCAACTTTTGATAGTGGGAAACAAAATTTCTGTTATTACTTAAATGAAACGTATTATGTAACTGGTGCTCCTTCAAACAATGGTGGTTGTGTCTTAGAATGGGCGAGTCATTTGTATGCAGATACGCCACAAGAATTTTTTGAAAATTTACCGAGTGCATTGCAACACTCGCCAATCGGTGCAAATGGGTTGCGTTTTGAACCGTATATCAATGGGGAGCGGGCGCCCTTATGGCAAAATGAAGTCACCGGAACATTAAAGAACATTCGGATTCAGCATACTAAAAATGATATGATTCGTAGTGTGGTGGAAGGGATTTTATTTAATATTCGGACACTCACTGAGATGGTCCATGTGACCGAAAAACTATCTTTAAGTGGTGGTTTTTTCAAATCAGAAATGCTTCGAAAAATGACAGCGGATGTCTTAGGCGTAGATTGTTATTTATCCGATTATAATGAACCGATTATGGGGTTGTATTATTTAATCTATGGCCAACAGTCGACAGCGGTGCCTATTGAGACAATTGCGTCATCGCAAGAGCAGTATGAACACTATACAGAAGTATTTAAAAACTATTTTTCTAAGTAA
- the trmB gene encoding tRNA (guanosine(46)-N7)-methyltransferase TrmB has product MRVRKRTGAEELIASHPQFVVDQPQEWKGRWAERFGNDQPIHIEIGMGKGQFIANMAKAHPEINYIGIDMQVSVVSFALDKLIEAEIPNLQLLHVDGSALTEYFADSEVDQIYLNFSDPWPKTRHEKRRLTYKTFLAVDEQILRPEGEIHFKTDNQGLFEYSLASFSQYGLIIQKVWLDLHTSTFEGNIMTEYEEKFSSRGQRIYRVEAKFPDKTKK; this is encoded by the coding sequence ATGAGAGTAAGAAAACGTACCGGTGCAGAAGAATTAATTGCGTCTCATCCACAATTCGTTGTGGATCAACCCCAAGAATGGAAAGGTCGTTGGGCAGAGCGTTTTGGTAATGACCAACCGATTCATATTGAAATTGGAATGGGGAAAGGCCAATTTATTGCAAATATGGCAAAAGCACATCCAGAGATTAATTATATTGGGATTGATATGCAAGTCAGTGTGGTCTCATTTGCACTAGATAAATTGATTGAAGCTGAAATTCCCAACTTACAATTATTACACGTAGATGGTTCAGCATTAACCGAATATTTTGCTGACAGTGAAGTCGATCAAATTTATTTAAACTTTTCTGATCCATGGCCAAAAACCCGTCATGAAAAACGTCGCTTGACGTACAAAACATTTTTAGCTGTGGATGAACAAATTTTACGCCCCGAAGGTGAAATTCACTTCAAAACAGATAATCAAGGATTATTTGAATATTCTTTAGCCAGTTTTTCGCAATATGGATTAATCATTCAAAAAGTCTGGTTAGATTTGCACACAAGTACCTTTGAAGGGAATATTATGACGGAGTATGAAGAGAAATTTTCATCACGTGGACAACGTATTTATCGTGTCGAAGCCAAATTCCCAGATAAAACGAAAAAATAG
- a CDS encoding phosphotransferase family protein, with translation MAIRLDNDWDLHPIKGDTGKAYVGLKAEDKVFIKRNTTPMLAALSKEGITPKLIWTKRTGNGDTLTAQEWLEGRILGPEEIGQRNDVIDVLYHLHHSDSLKEMLEKMGGIVMSPQQMLQEYETELDKELVENQFLSLVHTYLEKNIPSFKLSEKAVVHGDVNCRNWIVCKNYLYLVDWDSVMFADPAVDIGTILGHYLPISSWNHWLMSYGIHGNSENMEKIYWYALLSMLQEVKKYHKRNALKEMNQEILQLKRIYTG, from the coding sequence ATGGCTATTCGTTTGGATAACGATTGGGATCTGCATCCAATTAAAGGCGATACTGGCAAGGCATATGTCGGTTTAAAAGCAGAAGACAAAGTATTCATCAAACGCAATACCACTCCGATGCTTGCTGCTTTGTCAAAAGAAGGCATTACCCCTAAATTAATTTGGACCAAACGCACAGGCAATGGTGACACCTTAACAGCCCAAGAATGGCTAGAAGGACGCATCTTAGGACCTGAAGAAATTGGTCAACGCAATGATGTCATTGATGTCTTGTATCATTTGCATCACTCGGATTCTTTAAAAGAGATGCTTGAAAAAATGGGTGGCATTGTGATGTCGCCACAACAGATGTTGCAAGAATATGAAACAGAGTTAGACAAAGAATTGGTTGAAAATCAATTTTTATCTTTGGTTCATACTTACTTAGAGAAAAATATTCCATCATTCAAACTTTCTGAAAAAGCCGTTGTGCATGGTGATGTGAATTGTCGGAACTGGATTGTCTGTAAAAACTATCTGTATTTAGTTGATTGGGATTCGGTGATGTTTGCTGATCCAGCAGTAGATATTGGCACTATTTTAGGTCATTATTTACCGATTTCTAGTTGGAATCATTGGTTAATGAGTTATGGCATTCATGGCAATAGCGAGAATATGGAAAAAATATATTGGTATGCGTTATTGAGTATGCTACAAGAAGTAAAGAAATACCATAAACGAAATGCTTTAAAAGAAATGAATCAAGAGATTTTACAATTAAAACGAATTTATACAGGATAA
- a CDS encoding ABC transporter permease, translating into MNEFFQQRLRLHQKTIQRYLKYVFNDHFALTMTFLVGGLGLYYSNTLKTLPKGFTWGTVIVLGVWLIALHIGQFASLAKPADAVFLLPKEKQMRGYLTHAFKYSCYLPFGVLVLIGGATMPLVVLATGMAFSTFAFFLLTLWGLKFSQLQIQRMDLFQDMEKATKNAYLLWWMISLATLSVGLFIYPLIGMLLSFLQMYLFHNLCWQKMQAPLDWDKMIATEQHRLYRLYRFINLFTDVPEITAQIKRRKYMDGFLGNIKFMQKNTYLYLYARRFVRGTEFSGLYLRLLALGSILLVFIVERWFALGIGALFIYLIGFQLLPLYHQFQYMTSVQLYPVSEKQKLRAIQTLLRIALLAVAMIFSVISSVVIATWADRAIVTGGFFIVAVLFVELYVPYRLNKGIR; encoded by the coding sequence ATGAACGAATTTTTTCAACAACGACTGCGTTTGCATCAAAAAACTATACAGCGCTATTTAAAATATGTTTTTAATGACCATTTCGCGTTGACGATGACATTTTTAGTCGGCGGTTTGGGTTTGTATTATTCGAATACCTTAAAAACTTTGCCAAAAGGCTTTACTTGGGGCACAGTGATTGTCTTAGGTGTTTGGTTGATTGCTCTTCATATTGGTCAATTTGCGAGTTTAGCGAAACCTGCCGATGCGGTTTTTTTATTACCAAAAGAAAAACAAATGCGCGGGTATTTGACGCATGCGTTTAAATATAGTTGTTACTTGCCATTTGGTGTATTGGTTTTAATTGGTGGTGCAACGATGCCGCTAGTGGTGTTAGCAACAGGAATGGCATTTTCTACCTTTGCTTTTTTCTTACTCACTTTGTGGGGCTTGAAATTCAGTCAGTTACAGATTCAACGGATGGATTTGTTTCAAGATATGGAAAAAGCTACCAAAAATGCCTATCTTTTATGGTGGATGATAAGTTTGGCAACCTTAAGTGTGGGGTTATTTATTTATCCGTTAATTGGTATGCTGTTGTCCTTTTTACAAATGTATCTTTTCCACAATTTATGTTGGCAAAAAATGCAAGCACCGCTTGATTGGGATAAGATGATTGCGACAGAACAACATCGTTTGTATCGTTTGTATCGTTTCATTAATTTATTTACCGATGTTCCAGAAATTACGGCGCAAATTAAACGCCGCAAATACATGGATGGTTTTTTAGGTAATATTAAATTTATGCAAAAAAATACCTATCTTTATTTGTATGCACGTCGTTTCGTCCGTGGAACGGAGTTTAGTGGCTTGTATTTGCGCTTATTAGCGTTAGGAAGCATATTGTTGGTGTTTATTGTGGAGCGATGGTTTGCGTTAGGTATTGGCGCACTGTTTATTTATTTAATTGGTTTTCAATTATTGCCGTTGTACCATCAATTTCAATATATGACGAGTGTTCAACTTTATCCAGTATCAGAAAAACAAAAATTACGTGCGATTCAAACCTTATTGCGGATTGCTTTATTAGCGGTTGCGATGATTTTTTCGGTGATTAGTAGTGTTGTGATTGCGACTTGGGCAGACCGTGCGATTGTGACGGGAGGATTTTTTATTGTCGCTGTCCTTTTTGTTGAATTATATGTCCCATATCGATTGAACAAGGGCATACGCTAA
- a CDS encoding ABC transporter ATP-binding protein has protein sequence MTLTIKNLTGGYSQLPVLKDINFEINDGELVGLIGLNGAGKSTTIKEIIGLLQPQKGSIEIDGLTLKENPEEYRKKIGYIPESPALYEELTLREHLEITAMAYDIPKEVALERAEQLLKTFRLENRLEWFPANFSKGMKQKVMILCAFLIEPSLYIIDEPFLGLDPLAIHALLELMKEMKESGASILMSTHVLATAEKYCDRFIMLHNGEIRAQGSMAELQAQFGLTNASLDEIYLALTEEA, from the coding sequence ATGACATTAACAATTAAAAACTTAACAGGGGGTTACAGTCAGTTACCTGTTTTAAAAGATATTAATTTTGAAATCAACGATGGCGAGCTAGTAGGTTTGATTGGTTTAAATGGTGCGGGCAAAAGTACAACCATCAAAGAAATCATTGGCTTATTGCAACCACAAAAAGGCAGTATTGAAATTGACGGTTTAACTTTAAAAGAAAATCCAGAAGAATACCGAAAAAAAATCGGCTATATTCCTGAAAGTCCTGCTTTATATGAAGAATTAACCTTGCGTGAACATTTGGAAATTACAGCGATGGCCTATGATATTCCTAAAGAAGTCGCGTTAGAACGTGCGGAACAATTACTAAAAACATTTCGTTTAGAAAACCGTTTGGAGTGGTTTCCAGCAAATTTTTCTAAAGGAATGAAGCAGAAAGTCATGATTTTATGTGCTTTTTTAATTGAACCAAGTCTATATATCATTGACGAACCGTTTTTAGGATTAGACCCGTTAGCGATTCATGCATTATTAGAGTTAATGAAAGAAATGAAAGAATCCGGCGCATCTATCTTGATGTCGACCCATGTGTTAGCGACAGCTGAAAAATATTGCGATCGTTTTATTATGTTGCACAACGGCGAAATTCGCGCCCAAGGATCGATGGCAGAATTGCAAGCACAATTTGGTTTAACAAACGCATCTTTAGATGAAATCTATCTTGCGCTGACAGAGGAGGCGTAG